TAAGATAAAACCAGTTTCATAGGCAGTGACTGAGAAACCTAATGTCATAAACATATTACAAGCTGAAAAATGTTATGACTATAGGTATCATAAAGTGTAGTTTAATGAACTAATTCACAGGCAGTGATAAAGAAAGCTACTGTCATAAACATGGAACAATCATGGAAAGATACATCTGGTAATATGATCTCTAAGGATAAACACAGAGTATAAAAAATTACGTATATATAGAGACAAAGTGATAACAATGACTAAAAATCCCAGAACCTGCTTGGGAGGTTTTGCAAGGACAACCCTTttttaaaacaagaaaaataatatatataatgggaatatATGGATAAAAAGACATGCCAGGAAGAGAACAGTTGTATCAAGACAGCTTAAGACCTTCAATAATGCCTGTTATTAAAGTGTAGCTATGTAAAATCTCTTACAATGCAGCAACATTCCTGTTACATATTAAAGAAAGACATGTGGCATAATTGTGCTGTGCTACTGTATTCTCCCTGTTTTCTTTTTGAGCTTTTCAGAGTCAGCACTACTAACAACTTGAGCTAGTTCTTAGTTCAAGAAAGGAGCAAGAAACAAGGGTTTAATTGTTGGCAATATGAGCACAAAGATCAAATTCCAAAATGAAACCACAGTTTTTGGGTCACTTTCTAATTTCTCTTGGAATGTTTTAAACCTTGACTTTCATTTTCACTGAACATGCACTGGATGACTGTTAACCACACACTAAACACTTTACTGCCTTCGTTCCACCAGGTGACAGTATATGTTCAAGAACCACTATCTTAAGCAGACATAAAGATATTCTTCACAGTATTTCACTTTTCTCACTAATATTATTGATTCTCATAAAATAAACTTTTAAGCCAATTATTCGTAAATCTTACAAGGATCATACATCATTTGCCAATTCTGGAACTGCAAGACTAGCTGCAATAAactaaacaaacacaacacatgaccactgCACAAAAGGATTAAACATCTCTATATTGGTAAAAGCTTGAAATAATGGTCAAAGCTTTACCCCTTCCATATCAACCAATATCTATTGAAAGACTTCAAGCTATACTCAAGTCCCACAACAAGAGGTACATGTACAATGCCTGCAAACTACAGCCAAGCCCTGCTCCAGCAGGCAGGTAAGACAAAGCTACTCTGGTAACTCTGGAATACACacatgcattcacacacacacgcattcactcacacacacactcatacgtacacacacaaacacacacatacacacttgctaAATAGTATCACAAGTACAGTTCAGGATTATACAATTTTTATTAGTATTTTCTCTGAACAAAATTACatgctataatgtatatagaaAGTATTGTGGTTCAGGTTCGTACATGTAGAGAGGAGGATCTCTGTCACATATTACTTGTCACTAAACCTCAACTAAAATCTTGGATTTTAGTTATGCTATTgactggaagttttttttttatctgaagaACCTTAAAATGCATATTTGCAGACTGTGGGCTAATGCATAGTCACCCGTGTAAGTCTTGGTGGCtcaggtggggttggtggtggctgTGAGCCTCCTGTTTCATCTTCACTTTCGGTGAGTGGTGCCAGCTGTGTGTGTTCAGGAGGTAACATGGTGGTGTGAGTAGAATCTGACTGCATTGTTCCATTGTCACCAGTTGGGTATGCCTTGCGTTGAAGACTTTGAATGTACTCCTAAAAAATAAGCAATAATGAGGTGTAAAAATACAAATTATGCCTTTATTTCAACTATTTTAAATGAAAGCTTCCTTTATCATGATTGGCTAGAGATATAAAAACAATGATTATCCTCCTCTTAGAATAacatttaaagatttttttatgtTGAGCTAAAATTCACATTAAGGGTGTTAATTGGTATGGCTTGGATGCTCATAATTATCACTATTTTATGataaacttttttcatatattcagtgcaatcattgtttttctttaagtCTAATCCACCTATAAATATTAATGTTTGTTTGAAGATTTACTTCAGATAAAATGAATACAATACTGTATTCCTCTTTCAAAATTCAAGGTGAGTTTTATGTCTATTAAAAGGCTTGCTCTCAGGAAGAATATCTCTTAATAGTCAACACTTTTCAAAGCAATGCAAAAGCATAGGGAGATAAAGCATTACCTTACCTTAATTATATTCATTTACAATACTGACATCAATATCCTGAATAGTGTATGGATATCTTGAGCTTGGCTTGAGATTCCCTTTATAAAACCTTGTAGTAAACAGTAAAACACAACATGAAAAAAGGAAACTTTCAATAAAAACTAAAAGGTAACTAAAAATACAAAAGAGAAACTACAAAAAACATATCAGTTATTATATATAAAGCTTGTGCAGATGCATTTCCTAAAGCTACTACTAGGACTACCGCTacataaagtgtatgaaagttcAAACTTATAAGGTACAAGAAAATGTCGAAAACAACACCAAAACAATTAAGCCCCTAATAGATTTGTTTACATAACATGCTTTTTAAGTTTTCATTAAAGCAGGATGAATTATGTTTACAATCATAATTagcaaaatgttcttcattaGAATATGATGTATAAAAGTTTTAAAATATATCAGTGTTTTGGTTTTAAATGGCCAAAATTTTAAAGAGTATCAAAAACATTAAATAATTCTCTAAACTTTGAAgtatatgaatattcatgtatGATCTTTGTGaacagtgtaataataataaggaaaatTAAGTCCTCAAGAACTTATGACTCCAGATGgaataaaaggaaaatgtatgCAGTGGTAGGTGTACTACATAGCTCAGTATCACAGCACAGGATGAGGTTGgtagcaaaaaatatgaagaaatgctTACGAAATATGAAATTGTCATGGAATAACTATAATAACTAAGGTAATACATATAGCTTTGGTCTAATACACTTCATCCAAAGTGCCACACTAAGCCACTAAAGTGAATGCTATAGCAAATAAAGCATAAAAAAGGAGATTTGATTAAAGAGAGAAACTCAAAAGTTAGGCAGAATAGTTATTTCAAGTGGGAATCTTTCAGCATAGCcaagaatattttctttaaactCACACAAATGCTGAAGGAAGATGGCCTGTACCTCATCAAGGAAGTTCACATAGACTGGAGGAGGCAGAAGGCAGTAAACAGGACGTAAACAAGACGAACAACATTGCATACCTGAACACTCGCATTAGACGCCACAACCATCAGTTAGTCCCACCACCGCGAATCCGCCAGACAGACACTGCTAAGCCTCGCTAACAGTGGTATATCTGAGATCGGACACTGGCATATTCACCTGGCTGATGATGTCCCCGTGAGCAGTACGAACTTGATACAAATACCGGTATTTCTTCTGGCGCATCTCAGCCCGGGCCTCTCGACTCCGCATGCGCTGGAGGTTCACACTTCGAGATTTTTTGGAGGGCACCACTGAAAatacaaatatcattgaataatgatgtaccttaccttactttcttGCTTCAGGACCCCCATCTCTGAAAGTGCTCAGGAAATTGGCCACATCCAATGGGTAGAACCAATGATCAAGAGGTGTAGAAAAATTGTGTATTTGTGGAATAAGTGTTGGACACCTGAAGTGTAGGTGTTCAGAGCCTTTAGTGTGGAGGTTGCATCACGGGCATGAGGGGTCTTGTAATATGTTGAATCGATATTTGTAATGCTAAAGAGATAGATGGTGTCTAGAACATacatgagaaagtgtaactcatttGTGTTAGGGGAATTTGTTTCAAACTAATGTAAGTCTAGCAGATAGGAGTTTAAGGTTAGGCTGGAAGAGGGATGACTAtatagtaattacctatttgtactgtatggggagggagttttacattcatggggccccatctctttatcattctctactatcatacagcctcttatatttatgtatgctgtctgctccATCCCCAGTCAATCTGCACCGTTATACCATAgtattatttctttacatcctcatTAGTAATTTTCTTgatctcatgttatgtcctctggctgctctattCCCACATCTCTTGAGGAATTGTCAAATGTCTACATTGTCAATCTTTTTGAAAttcagaggttgtgatcaggttaccccttactcttctctcttccaaggtgggtaaatttacatcctccagcctttccctgttgCTTAACTCACTTAatcctggtaccatctttgttgccatccTCTAGATCTTCTCCATGAACTCTTTATTCTTCTTTAAGTGTAGTTACCTGaaaggcatattctagttttgccttatgtaggatataaaTAGCTGGCTAAttacttccttatccatatacttgaaaggtattttgatatttgccagcagacagtttgtttccttaactATTCTTCGAATATGGAACTCTGGTGACATCTTAAGGATGATTCTGCTCCctaagtcctcacacacacagtcctgaagCTTAGTACCTGCtgggtaataataatattgaaacCATCTTTGGTTCTGTCCCGCCCTcattactatacatttgctcAGGTTGATTTGCATCAAGATGTCAGAACAACTTTGGAGTAGTTGACCATTCAGGGTTATTTATGTCTGTCATAGTTTAAGAGGATGGGAGAAGACTTCTGCGGTGATGCAATTCTTTGAGTGGGCCAGTGTTCTAACTGTATGAATGTGCTACATATCTGTTTCTTGATAAAACATTTCCTTAAGTATTTATTCTCATTAATGGTCACTTGCTAGGATGGAAAGAGAATTTTTCTTCTCAGTTTTCTTAATTGGAATGATTACACATTAATATGGCAAGAAAGGGACTAGTTTAGTATGCATAACAAATCATATTATTTGGGAAGATTTCACATGGTGAAAGAAAAATTTTACTCTTCCATCACAGAACAATTCAATGActgatatatattcttatatgtgATTAAACTGACTTACACTGCTGATGATAGATGCCTCTCCCTGTGATCCTCCACTGTGTAaggctgcccaccaccaccataaatgGCCAGACTCCTAAGATCATCCAAGAGAACCAGCATGGACGTTCACTCTCCACTGCTTTCAGTCGATCCTCAAACCAGTGAACCATCAAGAACTGGAAAAGCAAATATCTTGCCGGTTGGTTTAAGTAAACGACAATAATACGAATAATGCAGTCAAAATAATGGGTCACATCTGAAACTCATAAACTTCAAATGTATCAACAGAAATCATTAACAAAAACATAGCTCTTCAAAATCAATATTTTTGCAAGGCATAAGATTACAGGCCCCTTATTCCTAATGAAGAGCAAGATAAGATATGTGTAGCCTGATTTAAAGAATGTGGTAGAAATCTAACCAATATGCATATAAAAGTGGGAAGAAAACGGTAAGCTCAAAACATCTGTGTAATAAGACCAAGTAAACAGTGACCCGGAAAAGTATTTTCTATTGTCATAAAAGAAGCAGAGTTTTTCAAAATAACTCTACATTTCTTTCAAGTAGTGGCCTCTGTTATCCTGGTCAAAATGACCATTGTGTCCTAGAGATCCATAGCTATCCTTCTCAGTGGTTTAATACAAATTTCAAAATGCAGTACAACCACATGTTGCCTTCTTTCATGTTCCATTTCTTTTATTATCAACTTATGAACCTTGGCCACAAGGTCTACTTCACCATCCAGGTGCATCTTCATCTCATGGACTGCAAGCAAAGTTGCAACTATTTTATTATCAACACCCAAGTTAGCTAGTAGAAGTCTTATGATCTATGGTCTTTTGGTAATGGGGTTTATTACAAAATTGTATAAAGATGTACTGCACCATGATTGAAGTGTGTTATGAAAAATCTGCTGATCATCTTGCCTAAACTGAAGAAACAGCTTAttaagttatacacacacacacacacacacacacacacacagtcctggacATGGACACACAGACCTATGTGGTGTTGCAGTTAGTGCTACTGATTGTCAAGCATGCACAGGCTGCCAAGGATCAAACTCGCATAGGTTTGCCTAGTCacagcagctggtccacagtccacccagtgGTTCTTCCTTCTCTATAGGCTGGTCAGTAAAATGGATACCTAGCATAGGTATGtgtgagaatgttcaagaaatggggtcccacaaatgtaaaactcccaccctgttgagtacaaatatgtaattacacacacacacacacacacacacacacacacacacacagtcctggacATGGACACacagacctctgtggtgtagcagttagtgttatTAATTGTCAAGCATGCACAGGCTGCCTAGGATCAAACTTGCATGGGTTTGCCTAGTCacagcagctggtccacagtccatccagtggTTCTTCCTTCTCTATAGGCTGGTCGGTAAAATGGATACCTAGCATAGGTGTGTGCGAGAATGCTCAAGAAATGGGACACCACAAATGTAAAACAAGAACAGACAACGATTGGCCTCACTTGATCACATCCCAATCAGACCAACCAAGCCCTAAAGACCTTTCTACAGTTCCCTCTGGCAGATtatcataccctggttcagcctattgactCCTCACAgtgtcctcaagtatttcatttccaacacattcaccctcttccatactttatcatctaaggcccatgccttgtattcatacaacaccatcaggactactataccatgaaATATACCTATCTTTACTCTAACAGACAGTGACCTGTCTTTACATACATTTGTCAATGCattcagaacctttgctccctcacccaccctacagcTTACTTCAGGTCACAtacttccattcactgccatgtccactcccattatctaaaactcttcctccaagttctctctgttcaaacttacactccaaaTAAGCCCTCTCCAATGCTACATGTAATaacctaataacatttactcCCAATCATGGAAGCCAGGTCCTGTAGTTTATCACTCAATTCTggtaccagtgctgtgtcattagcaaacagaAGCTGATTCACCTCCTAAGCCCCAAAGCACCACAGACTATGGACCTGCTCATCTCCCCAAAACCCTCatatttatctccctcactacccaaTCCAAAAACagcttaaacagccatggagagatcacacatcCCAGTTACAGACctaccttcacatggaaccactcacactcctctcttcttactttcacacacaccttcctctcttGATAATAGCTCATTATTTTTAGTAACTTtggtcccacaccatatattggtaACATCTCCCTATAGCATTTTTaccaaacctatcatatgctttccccagatccatgaaATACATTTAAATACATTTCCTTAAATATTTCTtacaaaaaattcttcaaagtaacACCTGATGTACACAACCTCTAAcaccactgaaaccacactgttcatcATCAGTGTGATGACCTGCACATGCCTCCACattttcagtcaccactctcccattcaacttaccagatacactcagaATTATAGTCCTGTAGTTGGAGAAATTATCTTTTCATACTTGAGTGCCATTTCCCAAGGAAGAGCAGAGAACatatctcaatcatttgcacttcttccatgTAAGTACCATGCATaagcctctcttttatctttcataggcaactttacttcatcccatttTATCATTCACTgccaactttacttcatcccatttTATCATTCACTGGAAACTTCATCCCATTTTGTcattcactggcaactttacttcatcccatcactcactaccctttctaagtagctcatctcccatctttcgcatgccaTATGCCATCACTGATTTTCTAGATACTTATCATTCCTTACCCACTAACCCtaatttcatttactctctcttgccattctacactcaatctccccaGTTGTTTCTTCCCACAAgtgtcttttctaagctcacttactctcaccactctcttcttcccaacttGTTTCCTCAGACATCACACCAACTACCCTTATCAGCATGTTTTCAcccaaaaatctttcttttacacatctatcaaATAATAagaaatccaatatatatatatatatatatataatatatatatatatatatatatatatatatatatatatatatatatatatatatatataaaggtattaagaatatatggtgtgggaggcaagttgttagaagcagtgaaaagtttttatcgaggatgtaaggcatgtgtacgtgtaggaagagaggaaagtgattggttctcagtgaatgtaggtttgcggcaggggtgtgtgatgtttccatggttgtttaatttgtttatggatggggttgttaggaaggtgtatgcaagagttttagaaagaggggcaagtatgcagtctgttgtggatgagagagcgtgggaagtgagtcagttgttgttcgctgatgatacagcgctggtggctgattcatgtgagaaactgcagaagctggtaactgagtttggtaaagtgtgcaagagaagaaagttgaaagtaaatgtgaataagagcaaggttattaggtacagtagggttgaggatcaagtaaattgggaggtaagtttgaatggaggaaaactggaggaagtgaagtgttttagatatctgggagtggatttggcatcagatggaaccatggaagtggaagtgaatcatagggtgggggagggagcgaaaattctgggagcgttgaagagtgtgtggaagtcgagaacattatcttggaaagcaaaaatgggtgtgtttgaaggaatagtggttccaacaaagttgtatggttgcgaggcgtgggctatggatagagttgtgtgcaggaggatggatgtgctggaaatgagatgtttgtggacaatatgtggtgtgaggtggtttgatcgagtaagtaataatagggtaagagagatgtgtggtaattaaaagagagtggttgagagagcagaagagggtgtttttaaatggtttggtcacatggagagaatgagtgaggaaagattgacaaaggggatatatgtgtcagagttggagggaacgaagagaagtgggagaccaaattggaggtggaaagatgggagtgaaaaagattttgagtgatcggggcctgaacatgcaggagggtgaaagacgtgcaaggaatagagtgaattggaacaatgtggtataccggggccgacgtactgtcaatggattgaaccagggcatgtgaagcgtctggggtaaaccatggaaagttctgtggggcctggatgtggaaagggagctgtggtttcggtgcattattacatgacagctagagactgagtgtgaacgaatggggcctttggtgtcttcctagcgctacctcacacacatgag
The window above is part of the Panulirus ornatus isolate Po-2019 chromosome 55, ASM3632096v1, whole genome shotgun sequence genome. Proteins encoded here:
- the LOC139765466 gene encoding transmembrane protein 198 isoform X2 codes for the protein MPHMRFVKRIGHATHPSTYLTTTPHACYRCFKAVMFLTGFIFASVVVYLICLSEDLLPLMGNAGVALGAGVMFGLITMLVQYVGLFMTGLHTGLFLGVAGIAIAYNWWIPSSVWPVVGILLAAGLLLAILTLYFQKGLTILGTAISGGAIMSATLDYFIEKFLMVHWFEDRLKAVESERPCWFSWMILGVWPFMVVVGSLTQWRITGRGIYHQQLVPSKKSRSVNLQRMRSREARAEMRQKKYRYLYQVRTAHGDIISQEYIQSLQRKAYPTGDNGTMQSDSTHTTMLPPEHTQLAPLTESEDETGGSQPPPTPPEPPRLTRVTMH